One genomic window of Ammospiza nelsoni isolate bAmmNel1 chromosome 4, bAmmNel1.pri, whole genome shotgun sequence includes the following:
- the HNRNPD gene encoding LOW QUALITY PROTEIN: heterogeneous nuclear ribonucleoprotein D0 (The sequence of the model RefSeq protein was modified relative to this genomic sequence to represent the inferred CDS: inserted 1 base in 1 codon), producing the protein MSAPQDPAAPGPVPSXPPRSLTAPGGGVTCPPAALLPAAILGWVGGGAIKNREREEEGSAGSARSAGAASGAGASAGRRRHRRWPVRGGGGAMSDQQFALDSAAVAAGAGGSAAEPAEQPEGQAGAGSTDGGGGGGGGVESEGAKIDASKNEEDEGKMFIGGLSWDTTKKDLKDYFSKFGEVVDCTLKLDPITGRSRGFGFVLFKESESVDKVMDQKEHKLNGKVIDPKRAKAMKTKEPVKKIFVGGLSPDTPEEKIREYFGAFGEVESIELPMDNKTNKRRGFCFITFKEEEPVKKIMEKKYHNVGLSKCEIKVAMSKEQYQQQQQWGSRGGFVGRARGRGGGPSQSWNQGYSNYWNQGYGNYGYNSQGYGGYGGYDYTGYNNYYGYGDYSNQQSGYGKVSRRGGHQNSYKPY; encoded by the exons ATGTCGGCCCCCCAGGACCCGGCTGCTCCCGGGCCCGTGCCGA TCCCCCCGCGCTCCCTCACGGCTCCCGGGGGCGGTGTCACGTGTCCGCCCGCCGCGCTCCTTCCGGCCGCCATTTTAGGTTGGGTCGGTGGCGGCGCCATTAAAAACAGGGAGCGAGAGGAGGAGGGATCGGCGGGATCGGCGCGCTCGGCCGGGGCCgccagcggggccggggcctcggcggggaggcggcggcaCCGGAGGTGGCCGgtgcggggcggcggcggcgccatGTCGGATCAGCAGTTCGCTCTGGACTCGGCGGCGGTAGCGGCTGGCGCCGGGGGCAGCGCGGCGGAGCCGGCGGAGCAGCctgaggggcaggcaggggcgGGGAGCACCGATGGGGgaggcggcggtggcggcggggTCGAGTCGGAGGGAGCCAAGATCGACGCCAGCAAGAACGAGGAGGACGAAGG GAAAATGTTCATTGGTGGCCTTAGCTGGGACACCACGAAGAAGGATCTGAAGGACTACTTCTCCAAGTTTGGTGAAGTTGTGGACTGCACTCTCAAGTTGGACCCCATCACTGGGAGATCGAGAGGCTTTGGCTTTGTGCTCTTCAAAGAGTCAGAGAGTGTGGATAAG GTCATGGACCAGAAAGAACACAAGCTGAATGGAAAGGTCATTGATCCAAAAAGAGCTAAAgccatgaaaacaaaagaacctGTTAAAAAGATTTTTGTTGGGGGCTTATCTCCAGACACACCTGAGGAGAAAATCCGGGAATACTTTGGAGCTTTTGGTGAG GTCGAATCCATAGAGCTCCCCATGGACAACAAAACTAACAAGAGGCGTGGATTTTGCTTCATTACTTTCAAGGAGGAGGAACCAGTGAAGAAAATAATGGAGAAGAAATACCACAATGTTGGGCTTAGTAAA TGTGAAATAAAAGTAGCCATGTCAAAGGAACAgtaccagcagcagcagcagtggggaagTCGGGGAGGATTTGTTGGAAGAGCTCGAGGGAGAGGTGGAG GCCCCAGTCAAAGCTGGAACCAGGGATACAGCAACTACTGGAATCAGGGGTATGGGAACTATGGTTACAACAGCCAAGGCTATGGTGGTTATGGAGGCTACGACTACACTGGTTACAACAACTACTATGGATATGGCGACTATAGCA
- the HNRNPDL gene encoding heterogeneous nuclear ribonucleoprotein D-like codes for MEDATEMSGGQEEFAEGSKINASKNQQDDGKMFIGGLSWDTSKKDLTEYLSRFGEVVDCTIKTDPVTGRSRGFGFVLFKDAASVEKVLELKEHKLDGKLIDPKRAKALKGKEPPKKVFVGGLSPDTSEEQIKEYFGAFGEIENIELPMDTKTNERRGFCFITYTDEEPVKKLLESRYHQIGSGKCEIKVAQPKEVYRQQQQQQKGGKSNSSGGRGGGRGRGRGQGQNWNQGFNNYYDQGYGNYNSAYSDQSYSGYGGYDYSGYNYPNYGYGPGYTDYSGQQSTYGKASRGGGNHQNNYQPY; via the exons ATGGAGGACGCGACCGAGATGAGCGGCGGCCAGGAGGAGTTCGCCGAGGGCTCCAAGATCAACGCGAGCAAGAACCAGCAGGACGACGG GAAAATGTTCATTGGAGGCCTCAGCTGGGACACCAGCAAAAAGGACCTGACGGAGTATCTCTCGCGCTTTGGCGAGGTTGTGGATTGCACGATCAAAACAGACCCGGTCACTGGAAGGTCGAGGGGGTTTGGGTTCGTGCTCTTCAAGGATGCTGCCAGCGTGGAGAAG GTGTTGGAACTGAAGGAACACAAACTGGATGGCAAGTTAATAGATCCTAAAAGGGCAAAAGCACTGAAAGGGAAGGAGCCACCCAAAAAAGTGTTTGTTGGTGGGCTGAGTCCAGATACTTCTGAAGAACAGATTAAGGAGTACTTTGGTGCTTTTGGCGAG ATTGAAAACATTGAACTTCCCATGGACACAAAGACGAATGAAAGGAGAGGCTTCTGTTTTATCACATACACAGACGAAGAGCCAGTAAAGAAGTTACTAGAGAGCAGATACCACCAGATTGGTTCAGGCAAG TGTGAAATCAAAGTAGCACAGCCCAAAGAGGTgtacaggcagcagcagcagcagcagaaaggagggaaaagcaaTTCTTCTGGTGGACGTGGAGGCGGAAGGGGGCGTGGACGGG GTCAGGGACAAAACTGGAACCAAGGATTTAATAACTATTATGATCAAGGCTATGGGAATTACAATAGTGCTTACAGTGACCAGAGCTACAGTGGCTATGGAGGCTACGACTACTCTGGGTACAACTATCCCAACTACGGATATGGGCCGGGATACACAGATTACAGTG GCCAACAGAGCACGTATGGGAAGGCGTCCCGTGGCGGCGGCAACCACCAAAACAACTACCAGCCCTACTAA